The Thermoanaerobaculales bacterium genome has a segment encoding these proteins:
- a CDS encoding malate dehydrogenase, with protein sequence MISKIGVIGGGYIGGVLVQEIAQRRLAREVGVTDPAPFVIPTDPPERQEVQKKQSVAIGKALDISEGLPTIRRDVRCVASKDYSALAGSKLVINTAGVPRKARPDGTFPSREELLAINLKVTKEVAQGIKAHCPDAIIISIANPLDAIVYTLDKALAPPKNKLVGMAGQLDSSRYCYFVAEAAKVSVENVNAVVLGGHGDDMVPVRSSCMIAGIPVGKFLDEKTLAAIETRTRKAGGEVVGLLGFGSAFVSPAWAALEMAEAIIYDKRKIIPVCAKLEGEYGVSGLFVGVPAILGANGVEQVIELDLTDDEKAALAKSVAGVRKTCNEADGMLAAL encoded by the coding sequence ATGATCAGCAAGATTGGTGTCATCGGCGGCGGCTACATCGGGGGAGTCCTGGTGCAGGAGATCGCCCAGCGCAGGCTGGCGCGCGAGGTCGGCGTGACCGACCCGGCGCCGTTCGTCATCCCCACGGATCCACCGGAGCGGCAGGAGGTCCAGAAGAAGCAGTCGGTGGCGATCGGAAAGGCCCTCGACATCTCCGAGGGGCTGCCCACGATCCGCCGCGATGTGCGCTGCGTGGCGTCCAAGGACTACTCGGCCCTTGCCGGCTCCAAGCTCGTGATCAACACCGCCGGCGTCCCTCGCAAGGCGCGGCCGGACGGCACGTTCCCGAGCCGCGAGGAGCTGCTGGCGATCAACCTCAAGGTGACCAAGGAGGTCGCCCAGGGCATCAAGGCGCACTGCCCGGACGCCATCATCATCAGCATCGCCAACCCGCTCGACGCGATCGTCTACACCCTCGACAAGGCCCTGGCGCCGCCCAAGAACAAGCTGGTGGGCATGGCCGGGCAGCTCGACTCCAGCCGCTACTGCTACTTCGTCGCCGAGGCGGCGAAGGTGTCGGTGGAGAACGTCAACGCCGTGGTGCTCGGCGGCCATGGCGACGACATGGTCCCGGTGCGCAGCTCGTGCATGATCGCCGGCATCCCGGTCGGCAAGTTCCTCGACGAAAAGACCCTGGCGGCGATCGAGACCCGCACCCGCAAGGCCGGTGGCGAGGTGGTCGGGCTGCTCGGATTCGGCTCCGCCTTCGTGTCGCCGGCCTGGGCGGCGCTCGAGATGGCCGAGGCGATCATCTACGACAAGCGCAAGATCATCCCGGTCTGCGCCAAGCTCGAGGGAGAGTACGGCGTCAGCGGCCTGTTCGTCGGCGTGCCCGCGATCCTCGGCGCCAACGGCGTCGAGCAGGTGATCGAGCTCGACCTGACCGACGACGAGAAGGCGGCGCTGGCCAAGTCGGTGGCCGGCGTGCGCAAGACCTGCAACGAGGCCGACGGCATGCTGGCAGCGCTGTGA
- a CDS encoding fatty acid CoA ligase family protein — MTRTANIAWFAERAAAERPDAVAVAVPAGRDRSGRLTYAQLRNRELHERAARIARGLEGSGIGRGVRTVLMVRPGLDLTCLVFGMLRAGAVPVLIDPGIGRRHLKRCIEDAEPEAFIGVPSAQLARLAFSWGGRTVRRRVTVGSRVVGLGPTLADIERLGERLGPGEPAVTAADEIAAIVFTSGSTGPPKGVVYRHANFAAQIEALRDLLDPRPGAVNLPTFPLFALFDPALGMTSVIPDMDPTRPARVDPRRIIEPIQDLGVSVMFGSPALLDAVGRYGVAHSVRLPTLRTVLSAGAPVSPQIIERFSSLLAADARIETPYGASEALPVASISSCEILADTRHGTDRGAGVCVGRPVPSISLEVIRVTDEPIATWDERLRVADGGVGEIVVKGPQVTDAYFHAPHHDRLAKIRDADGAIRHRMGDLGYLDGSGRLWFVGRKAHRVVTPDGPLDTIPCEGVFNTHPAVKRSALVGVELGGATVPVLVVELEAGARRGNRAAIVAELLAIAAAHGHTRAIRRVLFHRAFPVDVRHNAKIGRERLARWARTMLRGSAE; from the coding sequence GTGACCCGGACGGCCAACATCGCGTGGTTTGCGGAGCGCGCCGCGGCCGAGCGGCCGGACGCGGTGGCGGTCGCCGTGCCGGCCGGCCGCGACCGCTCCGGCCGGCTGACGTACGCCCAGCTGCGCAACCGCGAGCTCCACGAGCGCGCGGCGCGGATCGCCCGCGGCCTCGAGGGCTCCGGCATCGGCCGCGGGGTGCGGACGGTGCTGATGGTGCGGCCCGGCCTCGACCTGACCTGCCTGGTCTTCGGCATGCTCCGGGCGGGCGCGGTGCCGGTGCTGATCGACCCCGGGATCGGCCGCCGCCACCTCAAGCGATGCATCGAGGACGCCGAGCCGGAAGCCTTCATCGGTGTCCCGTCGGCCCAGCTCGCGCGGCTCGCCTTCTCCTGGGGCGGGCGAACCGTGCGGCGGCGGGTGACGGTCGGAAGCCGCGTGGTCGGCCTCGGCCCGACGCTCGCCGACATCGAGCGGCTGGGCGAGCGGCTCGGCCCGGGCGAGCCGGCGGTCACGGCCGCGGACGAGATCGCGGCGATCGTGTTCACGTCGGGCTCGACCGGGCCCCCCAAGGGCGTCGTCTACCGGCACGCCAACTTCGCCGCACAGATCGAGGCCCTCCGCGACCTCCTCGACCCCCGACCGGGCGCGGTCAACCTGCCGACCTTCCCGCTGTTCGCGCTCTTCGACCCGGCGCTCGGCATGACCTCGGTGATCCCGGACATGGACCCGACCCGGCCGGCGCGGGTCGATCCGAGACGGATCATCGAGCCGATCCAGGACCTCGGGGTGAGCGTGATGTTCGGGTCGCCGGCGCTGCTCGACGCCGTGGGCCGCTACGGCGTCGCGCACTCGGTCCGGCTGCCGACGCTGCGGACGGTGCTCAGCGCGGGGGCGCCGGTGTCGCCCCAGATCATCGAGCGCTTCTCCTCCCTGCTGGCCGCGGACGCGCGGATCGAGACGCCCTACGGGGCGTCGGAGGCACTGCCGGTGGCCTCGATCTCGAGCTGCGAGATCCTCGCCGACACCCGTCACGGCACCGACCGCGGGGCGGGGGTGTGCGTCGGCCGTCCGGTGCCGAGCATCTCGCTCGAGGTCATCCGGGTGACCGACGAGCCGATCGCGACCTGGGACGAGCGGCTGCGCGTGGCTGATGGCGGGGTGGGCGAGATCGTGGTCAAGGGGCCGCAGGTGACCGACGCCTACTTCCACGCCCCGCACCACGACCGGCTGGCCAAGATCCGCGACGCCGACGGCGCCATCCGCCACCGGATGGGCGACCTCGGCTACCTGGACGGCTCCGGCCGGCTGTGGTTCGTCGGCCGCAAGGCCCACCGGGTGGTGACTCCGGACGGTCCGCTCGACACGATCCCGTGCGAGGGCGTGTTCAACACCCACCCGGCGGTCAAGCGCAGCGCCCTGGTCGGCGTCGAGCTCGGCGGCGCGACCGTCCCGGTGCTGGTGGTGGAGCTCGAGGCCGGGGCGCGCCGCGGGAACCGGGCTGCGATCGTCGCCGAGCTGCTGGCGATCGCCGCGGCCCACGGGCACACCCGCGCCATCCGCCGGGTCCTGTTCCATCGCGCGTTTCCGGTCGATGTCCGCCACAACGCCAAGATCGGCCGCGAGCGGCTCGCTCGCTGGGCGAGGACAATGCTCCGGGGGAGCGCCGAGTGA
- a CDS encoding pitrilysin family protein — translation MRSIARLLLMLALLAGPALALEVECETYALPNGLTVILHEDHTLPQVVIHTRFAVGSKDDPADRSGFAHLFEHLMFMGTERVPGSAFDDIMEAGGGANNAGTAMDDTVYYSWGPSSLLPTLLWLDADRLDGLGRAMTQAKLELQRDVVLNERRQNYENAPYGVAAFILPGALYPEGHPYHNSGIGEPAHLEAATIDDVVSFFDAFYVPANASLVVAGDFDSELIKPLIASTFGAVATRDPGPRRTAPPVTLEREVRRVATDRVEAPKLYLVWPSPAAYDPGDAELDLIAGILGDGPSSRLHQRLIIGDRLAREVEVYQASQLLGSEFHIEVTALAGGDLELIKRTVIEELDRLAAEGPTAGELERVKAATEAQFLREVENLHARADSLNAYRFHFGEADSFDRDLARYASADAPGLERWAGEVLGEGRVDLRILPADAAVEGADLDRRPADLPEAAHQPPLSVRVTLANRIPVDVVRRPGSGLFQGALVVDGGERIVPPAQAGLASLAAGMLTAGAGGRSAAELADAVATLGADVAASASAHETTVTIRGLASRLQPTLDLFADAVLRPNLLAEDFERERDLALERIGARGESPRLVAFLTAAALLYGRDDPRGRPGEGYPETVGGLTLDDVRRVLPRLLNPGQARFVFVGDIDPGALQAELDRRFGAWTAPELRPPALPEPVARAAEPRIVVVDRPAAPQTMIVVARPVPAPADEPERAVRDCLNTLFGSAFTSRLNRNLREEHGYTYGARSAFDQSATQHQLLAWSSVSSEVTAAALGELRREFQNLASGDVTADELAKAMRTVRYELVSTAETTGSLAATLAELAADGRPLDAIATSLASLPAVDLDRANAVARSGLYDWGSLLVVLVGDAGSVTAQLEAAGFPRPEVVPGDGGR, via the coding sequence CTCTTCGAGCACCTGATGTTCATGGGCACCGAGCGGGTCCCCGGCAGCGCCTTCGACGACATCATGGAGGCCGGCGGCGGCGCCAACAACGCAGGCACCGCCATGGACGACACCGTCTACTACAGCTGGGGCCCCTCGTCGCTGCTGCCGACCCTGCTCTGGCTCGACGCCGACCGGCTCGACGGCCTCGGCCGGGCGATGACCCAGGCCAAGCTCGAGCTGCAGCGCGACGTGGTGCTCAACGAGCGCCGCCAGAACTACGAGAACGCCCCCTACGGAGTCGCCGCGTTCATCCTCCCCGGCGCCCTCTACCCGGAAGGCCACCCCTACCACAACTCGGGCATCGGCGAGCCCGCCCACCTCGAGGCGGCGACCATCGACGACGTGGTGTCGTTCTTCGACGCCTTCTACGTGCCCGCCAACGCCAGCCTGGTGGTGGCCGGGGACTTCGACAGCGAGCTGATCAAGCCCCTGATCGCGAGCACCTTCGGCGCCGTCGCCACGCGGGACCCGGGCCCCCGCCGGACCGCCCCCCCGGTGACCCTCGAACGGGAGGTGCGGCGCGTCGCGACGGACCGGGTCGAGGCCCCGAAGCTCTACCTGGTGTGGCCGTCGCCTGCCGCCTACGATCCCGGCGACGCCGAGCTCGACCTGATCGCCGGCATCCTGGGCGACGGGCCGTCGAGCCGCCTCCACCAGCGGCTGATCATCGGCGACCGGCTCGCGCGCGAGGTCGAGGTCTACCAGGCCTCACAGCTGCTCGGCTCGGAGTTCCACATCGAGGTGACGGCGCTCGCCGGCGGCGACCTCGAGCTCATCAAGCGGACCGTGATCGAGGAGCTCGACCGGCTCGCGGCCGAGGGGCCGACCGCCGGCGAGCTCGAGCGAGTCAAGGCCGCGACCGAAGCGCAGTTCCTGCGCGAGGTGGAGAACCTCCACGCGCGCGCCGACAGCCTCAACGCGTACCGCTTCCACTTCGGCGAGGCCGACTCCTTCGACCGCGACCTGGCCCGCTACGCCTCGGCCGACGCCCCTGGCCTCGAGCGCTGGGCCGGCGAGGTCCTGGGCGAAGGGCGGGTCGACCTCAGGATCCTGCCTGCCGACGCCGCGGTCGAGGGCGCCGACCTCGACCGACGGCCCGCCGACCTCCCGGAGGCTGCCCACCAGCCCCCGCTCTCGGTCCGCGTCACGCTCGCCAACCGTATCCCCGTCGACGTCGTCCGCCGGCCCGGCAGCGGGCTGTTTCAGGGTGCGCTGGTCGTCGATGGCGGCGAGCGCATCGTGCCGCCCGCCCAGGCCGGCCTCGCCTCCCTCGCCGCCGGCATGCTGACCGCGGGGGCCGGCGGCCGCAGCGCCGCCGAGCTCGCGGACGCGGTCGCCACGCTGGGCGCCGACGTGGCCGCGTCGGCGAGCGCCCACGAGACCACCGTCACTATTCGCGGGCTGGCGTCCCGCCTGCAGCCGACCCTCGACCTCTTCGCCGACGCGGTGCTGCGGCCGAACCTCCTGGCCGAGGACTTCGAGCGCGAGCGCGACCTCGCGCTGGAGCGGATCGGGGCCCGCGGCGAGAGCCCGCGGCTGGTCGCCTTCCTCACCGCTGCCGCGCTGCTCTACGGCCGGGACGACCCCCGCGGGCGCCCCGGCGAGGGCTACCCCGAGACGGTCGGCGGCCTGACCCTCGACGACGTGCGCCGCGTCCTGCCCCGGCTGCTCAACCCCGGGCAGGCCCGCTTCGTGTTCGTCGGCGACATCGATCCCGGCGCCCTGCAGGCCGAGCTCGACCGCCGATTCGGGGCCTGGACGGCCCCGGAGCTGCGGCCCCCTGCCCTGCCCGAGCCGGTGGCACGTGCCGCCGAGCCGCGGATCGTGGTGGTCGATCGCCCGGCCGCGCCCCAGACCATGATCGTCGTCGCGCGCCCGGTCCCCGCCCCCGCCGACGAGCCCGAGCGCGCGGTGCGGGACTGCCTCAACACCCTGTTCGGCAGCGCCTTCACCAGCCGGCTGAACCGCAACCTGCGCGAGGAGCACGGCTACACCTACGGCGCGCGGAGCGCCTTTGACCAGAGCGCCACCCAGCACCAGCTCCTGGCCTGGTCGTCGGTTTCCTCCGAGGTCACCGCCGCCGCCCTCGGCGAGCTGCGGAGAGAATTCCAGAACCTGGCGTCGGGCGACGTGACCGCGGACGAGCTCGCGAAGGCGATGAGGACGGTTCGCTACGAGCTGGTGAGCACCGCCGAGACCACCGGATCGCTGGCGGCCACCCTGGCCGAGCTCGCCGCCGACGGCCGTCCGCTCGATGCGATCGCCACCTCGCTCGCAAGCCTGCCGGCGGTCGACCTCGACCGGGCCAACGCGGTCGCGCGCTCCGGGCTCTACGACTGGGGTTCGCTCCTGGTCGTGCTGGTCGGGGACGCCGGCTCGGTGACGGCGCAGCTCGAGGCGGCCGGCTTCCCGCGTCCCGAGGTGGTGCCCGGGGACGGCGGGCGGTAG
- a CDS encoding alpha/beta fold hydrolase, translating to MRRIPHDLYPFRGRHLEIGGARMHYLDEGRGEAVVCVHGNPTWSFYYRRLVEALRDSHRVVVPDHIGCGLSEMPRDDRYSYTLERRIADLEALLDHLDLDGVTLVVHDWGGAIGLGWAVRHPERVRRLVILNTAAFRLPPGKRLPWQLWVVRSTPLGALLVRGLNAFARGATRVACTRVRMPRPVRNAYCAPYDSWATRRAVLRFVEDIPLAPGDPAYAALVGMEGALAAFADRPALILWGARDFVFDHHFLAVWRRLLPGAEVHEFADCGHYVLEDAADRIIPLIRSFLVA from the coding sequence GTGAGGCGGATCCCGCACGATCTCTACCCGTTCCGGGGACGGCACCTCGAGATCGGGGGCGCGCGGATGCACTACCTCGACGAGGGCCGGGGCGAGGCGGTGGTCTGCGTCCACGGCAACCCGACCTGGTCGTTCTACTACCGGCGGCTGGTCGAGGCCCTGCGCGACAGCCACCGGGTGGTCGTGCCGGACCACATCGGCTGCGGGCTGTCGGAGATGCCCCGCGATGACCGCTACTCCTACACCCTCGAGCGGCGGATCGCTGACCTCGAGGCGCTGCTCGACCACCTCGACCTCGACGGCGTCACCCTGGTGGTCCATGACTGGGGGGGGGCGATCGGGCTCGGCTGGGCGGTCCGCCACCCGGAGCGGGTGCGGCGGCTGGTGATCCTCAACACCGCGGCCTTCCGACTGCCGCCCGGCAAGCGGCTGCCCTGGCAGCTCTGGGTGGTCCGCAGCACGCCGCTCGGCGCGCTCCTCGTGCGCGGGCTCAACGCCTTCGCGCGCGGCGCCACTCGGGTCGCGTGCACCCGGGTGCGGATGCCGCGCCCGGTCCGAAACGCCTACTGCGCCCCCTACGACAGCTGGGCGACGAGGCGCGCGGTGCTGCGCTTCGTCGAGGACATTCCGCTCGCGCCAGGGGACCCGGCCTACGCCGCCCTGGTCGGGATGGAGGGGGCGCTCGCGGCCTTCGCCGACCGGCCGGCGCTGATCCTGTGGGGCGCCCGCGACTTCGTCTTCGACCATCACTTCCTCGCGGTCTGGCGGCGGCTCCTCCCGGGCGCCGAGGTCCACGAGTTCGCCGACTGCGGGCACTACGTGCTCGAGGATGCGGCGGACCGGATCATCCCGCTGATCAGGAGCTTCCTCGTCGCCTGA
- a CDS encoding CAP domain-containing protein translates to MAARRAPAGTRGRPGGHSPTRHRCWRAIASAGLLLAAGAACAPAPPPADDRDAGAPAAAAPAGLHSIELQGDAASRYETESDGRSHLGAVIARRFPDLAVAACLERAAQAHADLPAGLDLQVPLAFTEFALHWAGCPDPTTSLSVLLTSEPGPGPMLEQLAMVLHGASFTHVGAATSPATPPYAARWFVLLVDRRMSMSPVESAGEPGAQLPLQFRLDERYTGATIAVTRPRGEIEESAVGLSNGTAVAGVRLADEVGTQWIELIGHGPSGPEVLALFPVEVGRQPPRRWVGRPVADESWVDTTEEAESLAARLVDEDRSRFGLARLEWDPQLAAIARAHSSEMADEGYFAHLSPRTGSVVDRLEQSGYPATFAAENIAMAPTLGEAHDRLMQSPGHRAAVLTPNATHFGIGVVSRHDPRLGTVHHLTQLFVRRSPAPDGR, encoded by the coding sequence ATGGCAGCGCGCCGCGCCCCGGCCGGGACTCGGGGACGTCCAGGAGGCCACTCCCCCACCCGCCACCGTTGCTGGCGGGCGATCGCCTCGGCCGGGCTGCTGCTCGCCGCCGGCGCCGCGTGCGCTCCGGCCCCGCCGCCCGCCGACGACCGCGACGCGGGCGCGCCTGCTGCCGCGGCGCCCGCCGGTCTCCACTCGATCGAGCTCCAGGGAGACGCAGCCTCCCGGTACGAAACCGAGTCCGACGGCCGGTCGCACCTCGGGGCCGTCATCGCGCGCCGATTTCCCGATCTCGCGGTGGCGGCCTGCCTCGAGCGCGCCGCGCAGGCCCACGCCGATCTCCCGGCCGGTCTCGATCTCCAGGTCCCGCTGGCCTTCACCGAGTTCGCCCTGCACTGGGCGGGGTGCCCGGATCCGACGACCAGCCTGTCGGTGCTGCTGACCAGCGAGCCCGGCCCCGGTCCGATGCTCGAGCAGCTTGCGATGGTGCTCCACGGCGCCAGCTTCACCCACGTCGGCGCCGCCACCTCGCCGGCGACGCCGCCGTACGCCGCCCGCTGGTTCGTCCTGCTGGTCGACCGCCGGATGAGCATGAGCCCGGTCGAGTCCGCGGGCGAGCCGGGAGCGCAGTTGCCGCTCCAGTTCCGGCTCGACGAACGGTACACCGGGGCGACGATCGCCGTGACCCGTCCGCGCGGCGAGATCGAGGAGTCCGCCGTCGGGTTGAGCAACGGCACCGCGGTCGCCGGCGTCAGGCTGGCGGACGAGGTCGGCACCCAGTGGATCGAGCTGATCGGTCATGGGCCGAGCGGGCCGGAGGTGCTGGCGCTGTTCCCGGTCGAGGTCGGCCGGCAACCGCCCCGGCGATGGGTCGGCAGGCCGGTCGCCGACGAGTCCTGGGTGGACACCACCGAGGAAGCGGAGTCGCTCGCGGCGCGGCTCGTCGATGAGGACCGCTCCCGCTTCGGCCTGGCCCGGCTCGAATGGGACCCCCAGCTCGCCGCGATCGCGCGAGCCCACAGCTCCGAGATGGCCGACGAGGGCTACTTTGCCCACCTGTCGCCGCGCACCGGCAGCGTCGTCGACCGGCTCGAGCAGTCCGGGTACCCGGCGACGTTCGCGGCCGAGAACATCGCCATGGCGCCGACTCTCGGCGAGGCACACGACCGCCTGATGCAGAGCCCGGGGCACCGCGCCGCGGTGCTCACCCCGAACGCCACGCACTTCGGGATCGGGGTGGTCAGCCGCCACGACCCGCGCCTCGGCACGGTCCACCACCTCACCCAGCTCTTCGTGCGCCGCTCCCCGGCCCCGGACGGCCGCTGA
- a CDS encoding NAD-dependent epimerase/dehydratase family protein: MKALVTGGGGFLGGAVVRGLRERGWQVRSFQRRRSETLAGLGVEQRLGDLVDPHAVRAAVEGCEVVFHVAARAVLWGPRREFESANVAGTRNVLAACRQAGVRRLVHTSTPAVVHAGRHLEGVDESAPYATRFESHYPRTKAAAERMVLAANGPDLATVALRPHLIWGPGDTQLVGRIVARARAGRLWLVGDGANLVDTTFVDNAAAAHLLACERLQPGARCAGNAYFITNGEPRPIAEVLARILAASGEPPLRRRLPYPLAWAAAAVVEAGYRALAPRAEPPLTRMLVRHLATAHWYDITAARRDLGYSPAVSLDEGFRRLGDWYQEGAPA, translated from the coding sequence GTGAAGGCGCTGGTCACCGGAGGTGGCGGCTTCCTCGGCGGGGCCGTGGTCCGCGGGCTGCGCGAGCGCGGCTGGCAGGTGCGGAGCTTTCAGCGCCGCCGCTCGGAGACGCTGGCGGGGCTCGGGGTGGAGCAGCGGCTCGGCGACCTCGTCGACCCGCACGCGGTGCGGGCGGCGGTCGAGGGCTGCGAGGTGGTCTTCCACGTCGCGGCCCGGGCCGTGCTGTGGGGGCCGCGGCGCGAGTTCGAGTCCGCCAACGTGGCCGGCACCCGCAACGTCCTCGCGGCCTGCCGGCAGGCCGGGGTGCGCCGGCTGGTCCACACCAGCACGCCGGCTGTGGTCCACGCCGGCCGTCACCTGGAGGGGGTCGATGAGTCGGCGCCCTACGCGACCCGCTTCGAGTCCCACTACCCGCGCACCAAGGCCGCGGCGGAGCGGATGGTGCTGGCCGCCAACGGGCCCGATCTCGCCACCGTCGCGCTGCGGCCGCACCTGATCTGGGGCCCTGGCGACACCCAGCTGGTCGGCCGGATCGTGGCCCGCGCTCGGGCCGGCCGGCTGTGGCTGGTCGGCGACGGTGCCAACCTGGTCGACACGACCTTCGTCGACAACGCGGCGGCCGCCCACCTGCTGGCGTGCGAGCGCCTCCAGCCGGGGGCCCGGTGCGCCGGCAACGCCTACTTCATCACCAACGGCGAGCCGCGGCCGATCGCCGAGGTCCTCGCCCGGATCCTCGCCGCGTCCGGCGAGCCGCCGCTGCGGCGCCGTTTGCCGTACCCGCTGGCGTGGGCGGCGGCCGCCGTCGTCGAGGCCGGTTACCGGGCGCTCGCCCCGCGGGCCGAGCCGCCGCTCACCCGAATGCTGGTGCGCCACCTCGCGACCGCCCACTGGTACGACATCACCGCGGCCCGCCGCGACCTCGGCTACTCACCCGCGGTTTCCCTCGACGAGGGCTTTCGCCGGCTGGGCGACTGGTACCAGGAGGGCGCGCCGGCGTGA
- a CDS encoding ATP-dependent 6-phosphofructokinase translates to MTERPIQRIAVNTGGGDAPGLNAVIRAIVLSALRRGWEVLGIRKGYEGLLDTSKIMQLDRDSVRGITHVGGTILGTTNRNSPFEYPTRLPDGKVVLVDRSDEVMEAFRRLRLDALIAIGGDGSMRIASRFAVKGMPVVGVPKTIDNDLSGTVATFGFDTAVMVASEAIDRLHSTAEAHERVMVVEVMGRYAGWIALYAGVASTADVILIPEIPFDFDAVCDKINDREARGRRFSIVVVAEGAKPVGGEMSVKGHELGREVQLGGIAELVAREIADRTGKETRAVVLGHLQRGGAPTTLDRLLALRFGAAAVRMIEARTFNCMVALDPPNVHAVPLEVATSRMKSVPLDSDVMDTARDLGISFGDPAG, encoded by the coding sequence GTGACGGAACGCCCCATCCAGCGCATCGCGGTCAACACCGGCGGCGGTGATGCGCCGGGCTTGAACGCGGTGATCCGGGCGATCGTGCTGTCGGCGCTGCGGCGAGGCTGGGAGGTGCTCGGCATCCGCAAGGGCTACGAGGGCCTGCTCGACACCTCGAAGATCATGCAGCTCGACCGCGACTCGGTGCGCGGCATCACCCACGTCGGTGGCACCATCCTCGGCACGACCAACCGCAACAGCCCGTTCGAGTACCCGACCCGGCTGCCGGATGGCAAGGTGGTGCTGGTCGATCGCTCGGACGAGGTCATGGAGGCGTTCCGGCGGCTGCGCCTGGATGCCCTGATCGCGATCGGCGGCGACGGCTCGATGCGGATCGCGTCACGCTTCGCGGTCAAGGGCATGCCGGTGGTCGGAGTGCCGAAGACCATCGACAACGACCTCTCGGGTACGGTGGCGACCTTCGGCTTCGACACCGCGGTGATGGTCGCTTCCGAGGCGATCGACCGCCTGCACTCGACGGCGGAGGCGCACGAGCGGGTAATGGTGGTCGAGGTCATGGGCCGCTACGCGGGCTGGATCGCGCTTTACGCCGGTGTCGCCTCGACTGCGGACGTCATCCTGATCCCGGAGATCCCGTTCGACTTCGACGCGGTCTGCGACAAGATCAACGATCGCGAGGCGCGCGGCCGGCGGTTCAGCATCGTGGTCGTGGCCGAGGGCGCGAAGCCGGTGGGCGGCGAGATGTCGGTCAAGGGCCACGAGCTGGGTCGCGAGGTGCAGCTCGGCGGCATCGCGGAGCTGGTGGCCCGGGAGATCGCCGACCGCACCGGCAAGGAGACCCGGGCCGTGGTGCTCGGGCACCTCCAGCGGGGCGGTGCGCCCACGACTCTGGACCGGCTGCTCGCCCTGCGCTTCGGCGCCGCGGCGGTCCGCATGATCGAGGCGCGGACCTTCAACTGCATGGTGGCGCTCGATCCCCCGAACGTCCACGCGGTGCCGCTGGAGGTCGCGACCAGCCGCATGAAGAGCGTGCCGCTGGACAGCGACGTGATGGACACGGCGCGCGACCTCGGGATCTCGTTCGGCGACCCGGCCGGTTGA
- a CDS encoding 3-oxoacyl-ACP synthase III — translation MRFDNVSILSVEHVDAPQVLTSAEIEARLQPAIRRLGVRPNLLVELSGIVERQLWEPGTECSDPAIWAGERAIESAGIDRSRIGVLVNTSVTRDYLEPSNACAVHDGLALSEDCQNFDVSNACLGFVNGMDIVGNMIERGEVDYGLVVDAESTREMIDATVARLLDERLDEATFRENFASLTLGSGAVAMVMGRSALAANGHRYQGGVSLSATRHWRLCRGNMDHMVTDTQALTEAGLRLCLRTWQRATEVLGWTTRSHVQYAQHQVSKGHAEKFAAMLGLDMEKIYRLYPTYGNVGPAGIAIVLSKLAAEGTLVAGDRVALMGIGSGVNCTMAEIVW, via the coding sequence ATGCGGTTCGACAACGTGTCCATCCTGAGCGTCGAGCACGTCGACGCGCCGCAGGTCCTCACCTCCGCGGAAATCGAGGCGCGGCTGCAGCCGGCGATCCGCAGGCTCGGGGTCCGCCCCAACCTGCTGGTCGAGCTGTCCGGGATCGTCGAACGCCAGCTGTGGGAGCCGGGGACCGAGTGCAGCGATCCGGCGATCTGGGCAGGCGAGAGGGCCATCGAGTCTGCGGGCATCGACCGCTCGCGGATCGGGGTCCTGGTGAACACCTCGGTGACCCGCGACTACCTGGAGCCCTCCAACGCGTGCGCGGTCCACGACGGGCTGGCGTTGAGCGAGGACTGCCAGAACTTCGATGTCAGCAACGCCTGCCTGGGGTTCGTCAACGGCATGGACATCGTCGGCAACATGATCGAACGCGGCGAGGTCGACTACGGGCTCGTCGTCGACGCCGAGAGCACCCGCGAGATGATCGACGCGACCGTCGCGAGGCTGCTGGACGAGCGGCTCGACGAGGCGACCTTCCGCGAGAACTTCGCCAGCCTGACCCTCGGCTCGGGGGCCGTCGCGATGGTGATGGGCCGCTCCGCGCTGGCCGCGAACGGGCACCGCTACCAGGGTGGCGTCAGCCTGTCGGCGACCCGGCACTGGCGGCTGTGCCGCGGCAACATGGACCACATGGTCACCGACACCCAGGCGCTGACCGAGGCCGGGCTCCGGCTCTGCCTGCGGACCTGGCAGCGTGCGACCGAGGTCCTCGGCTGGACGACCCGGTCGCACGTCCAGTATGCCCAGCACCAGGTGAGTAAGGGCCACGCCGAGAAGTTCGCGGCCATGCTCGGCCTCGACATGGAGAAGATCTACCGGCTCTACCCGACCTACGGCAACGTCGGGCCGGCGGGGATCGCGATCGTGCTGTCGAAGCTCGCGGCCGAGGGCACGCTGGTGGCCGGCGACCGGGTGGCGCTGATGGGGATCGGCAGCGGCGTCAACTGCACCATGGCCGAGATCGTCTGGTAG